A stretch of Mesorhizobium sp. M2A.F.Ca.ET.046.03.2.1 DNA encodes these proteins:
- a CDS encoding molybdopterin-binding/glycosyltransferase family 2 protein, protein MKFGPVPIDEAEGAVLAHATAAGEKRFRKAHRLSREDVAALKAAGVVEVVAAVLGEGDLGEDAAAAKIAAAMSHRNIEVKPAATGRVNLHAGASGVFTVNAGMIDAINAVDPAITVATLAQHAPVEKGQMVATVKIIPFAVAANLVDSVVRICAGREIFAVNAYRPITVGVIQTVLPGVKPSVLDKTLRVTEARLARSGGRLTAERRTPHEIAPVAAAATQLARDNDMVVIFGASAMSDFADVVPAAIERAGGTVIRAGMPVDPGNLLVLGTLDGKRVVGAPGCARSPKENGFDWVLDRLIAGLDVTASDIAGMGVGGLLMEIPTRPQPREPTPHPARSALKVDIVLLAAGRSSRMGGPNKLLALFDGEPLVRRTASRALGSKAASTIVVTGHQRERVRSALGGLEVKLADNPDFADGLASSLKAGIAKVAPDAAGAMIVLGDMPGVSSKDLDSLVDAFRRSGGHAVVRASHQGKRGNPVLLPRSLFAAVAQLEGDTGARHLVEAEGLDVIDVEIGQGASIDVDTREALEGAGGVLQD, encoded by the coding sequence GTGAAATTCGGGCCGGTTCCGATCGACGAGGCGGAAGGGGCGGTGCTGGCGCATGCGACGGCCGCGGGCGAAAAGCGGTTCCGCAAGGCGCACCGGCTGAGCCGCGAGGATGTCGCTGCACTGAAGGCAGCGGGTGTAGTCGAGGTCGTCGCGGCGGTGCTTGGCGAGGGCGATCTCGGTGAGGATGCCGCCGCCGCGAAGATCGCGGCCGCCATGAGCCACCGCAACATCGAGGTCAAGCCGGCCGCCACCGGGCGAGTGAACCTGCATGCAGGGGCCTCGGGCGTGTTTACCGTCAATGCCGGGATGATCGATGCCATCAACGCCGTCGATCCGGCCATCACCGTCGCGACGTTGGCGCAGCATGCGCCGGTCGAGAAGGGCCAGATGGTCGCGACGGTGAAGATCATCCCCTTTGCCGTCGCCGCAAACCTGGTGGACAGCGTGGTGAGGATTTGCGCCGGCCGCGAGATCTTTGCCGTCAACGCCTATCGTCCCATCACGGTCGGCGTCATCCAGACGGTGCTTCCGGGCGTCAAGCCGAGCGTGCTTGACAAGACGCTGCGCGTCACCGAGGCGCGGTTGGCGCGTTCCGGCGGCCGGCTGACGGCCGAGCGGCGCACGCCGCATGAGATTGCCCCGGTCGCCGCGGCCGCGACCCAGCTGGCGCGCGACAATGACATGGTGGTGATCTTCGGCGCCTCAGCGATGAGCGATTTCGCCGATGTCGTGCCGGCCGCGATCGAACGTGCCGGCGGCACCGTCATCCGCGCGGGCATGCCGGTCGATCCCGGCAATCTGCTGGTGCTCGGAACACTCGACGGCAAGCGCGTCGTCGGCGCGCCCGGATGCGCGCGCAGCCCGAAGGAGAACGGCTTCGACTGGGTGCTCGATCGCCTGATTGCCGGGCTCGATGTGACGGCGAGCGATATTGCCGGCATGGGTGTCGGCGGGCTTCTGATGGAAATTCCGACCAGGCCGCAGCCGCGCGAGCCGACGCCGCACCCCGCCAGGTCGGCGCTGAAGGTCGATATCGTGCTTCTGGCGGCTGGACGTTCGAGCCGCATGGGCGGGCCGAACAAGCTTCTGGCGCTGTTCGACGGCGAGCCGCTGGTGCGCCGCACCGCTTCCCGCGCGCTGGGCTCAAAGGCCGCCAGCACCATCGTCGTCACCGGCCATCAGCGCGAACGCGTGCGTTCAGCGCTTGGAGGCCTTGAGGTGAAACTCGCCGACAATCCCGATTTCGCCGATGGCCTGGCCTCGTCCTTGAAGGCGGGCATTGCGAAGGTCGCGCCCGACGCGGCCGGCGCGATGATCGTTCTTGGCGACATGCCCGGCGTTTCGTCGAAGGACCTCGACAGCCTGGTCGATGCGTTCCGCCGCTCCGGCGGCCACGCGGTCGTGCGCGCCTCGCACCAGGGCAAGCGCGGCAATCCGGTGCTTTTGCCGCGATCGCTTTTCGCGGCGGTTGCGCAGCTCGAGGGCGATACCGGCGCCCGGCATCTGGTCGAAGCCGAGGGTCTCGACGTCATCGATGTCGAGATCGGGCAGGGTGCATCGATCGACGTCGACACGCGCGAGGCGCTGGAGGGGGCGGGCGGCGTCCTGCAGGATTGA
- a CDS encoding XdhC family protein, translating to MDESIYLDEARDPLIIAEGWMKDGKDVAIATVVENWGSAPRPVGSHLVIDAEGNFHGSVSGGCVEGAVVTEAIDVIGSGKARMLEFGVADETAWQVGLSCGGRIKVYVERLG from the coding sequence ATGGATGAGAGCATATATCTCGATGAAGCCCGTGATCCGCTGATCATCGCGGAGGGCTGGATGAAGGACGGCAAGGATGTCGCCATCGCGACCGTGGTCGAGAACTGGGGTTCGGCGCCGCGTCCGGTCGGCAGCCATCTGGTCATCGACGCTGAAGGGAATTTCCATGGCTCTGTCTCGGGCGGCTGTGTCGAGGGCGCCGTGGTGACCGAGGCGATCGACGTCATCGGCTCGGGCAAGGCCAGGATGCTGGAGTTCGGCGTCGCCGACGAAACGGCCTGGCAGGTGGGCCTTTCCTGCGGCGGCCGTATCAAGGTCTATGTCGAAAGGCTGGGCTGA
- a CDS encoding VWA domain-containing protein encodes MPSPRPEPKEARADGRIADNIVYFARALRKAGMRVGPASVKDAIEAVLAAGIGSRDDFYWTLHAVLVSRHEDHPVFDEAFRLFWKSRELIEKLLAMFSPVALDTTEKQKPRAAENRVSQAMFEGHQKNQPAREVPEIEVDARLTFSGNEVLRGKDFAQMDAGEMAEAKKAIMALRLPFDLVRTRRFRADAQGRRIDPRAMMRSAARTGGALILPKFRSAREVHPPLVVLADISGSMSQYTRIFLHFLHALTEKRRRVHAFVFGTRLTNLTRQMRHRDPDEALAECSAAVKDWSGGTRIGDTLAEFNRLWSRRVLGQGAVVLLITDGLERDDVTGLSQEMERLHKSCRRLIWLNPLLRFDGFEARARGVKAMLPHVDEFRAVHNLDALTDLCASLDQRPAASVDPRRWLRTGDRRAA; translated from the coding sequence ATGCCGTCGCCGCGTCCGGAACCCAAAGAGGCGCGCGCCGATGGGCGCATCGCCGATAATATCGTCTATTTCGCTCGCGCCTTGCGCAAGGCCGGCATGCGCGTCGGGCCGGCCTCGGTGAAGGACGCCATCGAGGCGGTGCTTGCCGCCGGCATCGGCTCGCGCGACGATTTCTACTGGACGCTGCATGCGGTGCTGGTTTCGCGGCACGAGGATCATCCGGTCTTCGACGAGGCCTTCCGCCTGTTCTGGAAATCGCGCGAGCTGATCGAGAAGCTGCTGGCGATGTTTTCACCGGTCGCCCTGGATACAACCGAAAAGCAAAAGCCGCGGGCGGCCGAGAACCGCGTCAGCCAGGCGATGTTCGAAGGCCACCAGAAGAACCAGCCGGCCCGGGAAGTGCCGGAGATCGAGGTCGATGCGCGGCTCACCTTTTCCGGCAATGAAGTGCTGCGCGGCAAGGATTTCGCCCAGATGGACGCCGGCGAAATGGCCGAGGCCAAAAAGGCGATCATGGCCTTGCGGCTGCCCTTTGACCTCGTCCGCACGCGGCGCTTCAGGGCCGACGCGCAGGGGCGCCGCATCGATCCGCGCGCCATGATGCGTTCGGCCGCGCGCACCGGCGGCGCGCTTATCCTGCCGAAATTCCGATCGGCGCGCGAAGTGCATCCGCCGCTGGTCGTGCTTGCCGATATTTCGGGCTCGATGAGCCAGTACACCCGCATCTTCCTGCATTTCCTGCATGCCCTGACGGAGAAGCGCCGGCGCGTGCACGCCTTCGTCTTCGGCACGCGGCTGACTAACCTGACCCGGCAGATGCGCCATCGCGATCCGGACGAGGCGCTGGCCGAATGCTCGGCGGCGGTGAAGGACTGGTCGGGCGGCACCCGCATCGGCGATACGTTGGCCGAATTCAACCGGCTGTGGTCACGGCGCGTGCTGGGGCAGGGCGCCGTGGTGCTTCTCATCACCGACGGGCTGGAGCGCGACGACGTCACCGGCCTGTCGCAGGAGATGGAGCGGCTGCACAAGTCCTGCCGGCGGCTGATCTGGCTCAATCCGCTGTTGCGCTTCGACGGGTTCGAAGCGCGCGCCCGCGGCGTCAAAGCGATGCTGCCGCATGTCGACGAGTTCCGGGCAGTGCATAATCTCGACGCGCTGACCGATCTTTGCGCCTCTCTCGACCAGCGGCCCGCGGCCTCGGTCGATCCGCGCCGCTGGCTGCGAACTGGCGACAGGCGGGCCGCATAG
- a CDS encoding flavin reductase, with protein sequence MLKINDIGPQHYRDAMAHFAGHVHVVTTDGPGGKRGATVIAACSVSDTPPTVLVCLNRENAKNEAFIKNGRFALNTLASDQEAVSVGFSGVTGLPADERFALAEWDVISTGAPTLKGALAVFDCEIIDAKDLATHRVLFGKVTGLRIGDNLRPLIYYNRDYHVL encoded by the coding sequence GTGCTGAAGATCAATGACATCGGGCCGCAGCACTATCGCGATGCGATGGCGCATTTTGCCGGCCATGTGCATGTGGTGACCACGGACGGGCCCGGCGGCAAACGCGGCGCGACGGTGATCGCCGCCTGTTCGGTTTCGGACACGCCGCCGACGGTTCTGGTCTGTCTCAACCGCGAGAACGCCAAGAACGAGGCTTTCATCAAGAACGGCAGGTTCGCGCTCAACACGCTTGCCTCGGACCAGGAAGCCGTCTCGGTGGGCTTTTCCGGTGTCACCGGGTTGCCGGCGGATGAACGCTTTGCGCTGGCCGAGTGGGATGTGATCTCGACCGGCGCGCCGACTCTGAAGGGCGCCCTTGCCGTGTTCGACTGCGAGATCATCGACGCCAAGGATCTTGCCACCCACCGTGTGCTTTTTGGCAAGGTGACAGGCCTGCGCATCGGCGATAATTTGCGGCCGCTGATCTACTATAACCGCGACTATCACGTTCTTTGA
- a CDS encoding DUF1993 family protein — MTISMYDISVGVFSARLKALASVLTAAEQNAAERKIDPQVFLTARLAPDMFALARQVQISTDHAKGAPSRLAGREVPKYEDNEASFAELQARIAKTLDHLATFSAADLEGSEDRTVELRLGGRETTLPGLQYLLHVAMPNFYFHVTTAYDILRHNGVPLGKQTFLGNR, encoded by the coding sequence GTGACTATTTCCATGTACGATATTTCCGTCGGCGTCTTTTCCGCCCGGCTGAAGGCGCTGGCCAGCGTGCTGACGGCGGCGGAGCAGAATGCCGCTGAGCGCAAGATCGATCCGCAGGTGTTCCTCACGGCGCGATTGGCGCCGGACATGTTTGCGCTGGCCAGGCAGGTCCAGATCTCCACCGACCATGCCAAGGGCGCGCCGTCGCGGCTCGCCGGCCGCGAGGTGCCGAAATATGAGGACAATGAAGCGAGCTTTGCCGAGCTGCAGGCCCGAATCGCCAAGACGCTCGATCACCTGGCGACGTTCTCGGCGGCCGATCTGGAAGGTTCGGAGGACAGGACGGTCGAATTAAGGCTTGGCGGGCGCGAAACTACGCTGCCCGGCCTGCAGTACCTGCTGCATGTCGCGATGCCGAATTTCTATTTCCACGTCACGACGGCCTACGACATCCTGCGCCACAATGGCGTGCCGCTCGGCAAGCAGACCTTCCTGGGAAATCGCTGA
- a CDS encoding DUF1176 domain-containing protein codes for MRHIFLAVAAFFSLSSIGQSAFAADAPYIDDRSSADAVIRSLYSAINRHEFARAWGYFGDTKPAKDFNAFVKGYDGTDTVDVKTGAVSDEGAAGSIYYSVPVAIQATDKKGEAKVFAGCYTVRQVNAQIQEPPFQPIFIDKGALKPSTEDFDSAVPASCGDGPPPPKKDEALEQAKKAFLATYGGQCDKQDADGKPIGEPEAHSVQYKDKDAQAADPERETRLFRFFCSMAAYNETAVYYIADDVNGVTQLQFTEPDLDIRYENNNSEGKVESIHIIGFKTSGWATNSDYDENTKTITTSAKWRGVGDASSSGTYLFRNGDFSLVQYDVDASYDGEINPQTIIDYNTAP; via the coding sequence ATGAGACATATCTTTCTCGCTGTGGCTGCCTTCTTTTCCCTGTCCAGTATCGGCCAGTCCGCGTTTGCGGCCGATGCGCCCTATATCGACGACAGGTCCAGCGCCGACGCCGTCATCCGCTCGCTTTACAGCGCCATCAATCGTCACGAATTCGCCCGCGCCTGGGGTTATTTCGGCGATACGAAGCCAGCCAAGGATTTCAACGCTTTCGTGAAAGGCTATGACGGCACCGATACCGTCGACGTCAAGACCGGCGCTGTATCGGACGAAGGTGCCGCCGGCAGCATCTATTACAGCGTCCCGGTCGCTATCCAGGCGACCGACAAGAAGGGCGAGGCCAAGGTTTTCGCGGGCTGCTACACGGTCCGCCAGGTCAATGCGCAAATTCAGGAGCCGCCTTTCCAGCCGATCTTCATCGACAAGGGTGCGCTGAAGCCATCGACGGAGGATTTCGACAGCGCCGTGCCGGCAAGCTGCGGCGACGGCCCGCCGCCGCCGAAGAAGGACGAGGCGCTGGAGCAGGCCAAGAAGGCGTTTCTCGCCACCTATGGCGGGCAGTGCGACAAACAGGATGCCGATGGCAAGCCAATCGGTGAGCCAGAGGCCCATTCGGTCCAATACAAGGACAAGGACGCTCAAGCCGCCGACCCGGAGCGCGAGACGCGGCTGTTCCGCTTCTTCTGCTCGATGGCCGCCTATAACGAAACCGCGGTCTACTACATCGCCGATGACGTCAACGGCGTGACCCAGCTGCAGTTCACCGAGCCGGATCTCGATATCCGCTACGAGAACAACAACAGCGAAGGCAAGGTCGAGTCGATCCACATCATCGGTTTCAAGACCAGCGGCTGGGCAACCAATTCGGACTATGACGAGAACACGAAAACCATCACCACATCCGCCAAATGGCGTGGCGTAGGGGACGCCTCGTCATCGGGGACCTATCTGTTCCGCAACGGTGACTTCTCGCTTGTCCAGTACGACGTCGATGCTTCCTATGACGGCGAGATCAATCCGCAGACGATCATCGATTACAACACTGCGCCTTGA
- a CDS encoding DUF1127 domain-containing protein has protein sequence MGFFTEMFARPRPQEHQRYRAALALLNAMSNADRADIGIKPADFPRIAREMSAR, from the coding sequence ATGGGGTTCTTCACTGAAATGTTCGCTCGGCCACGGCCGCAAGAACACCAGCGTTACCGCGCGGCGCTCGCGCTTCTCAATGCGATGAGCAATGCCGACCGCGCCGATATCGGCATCAAGCCGGCGGACTTTCCGCGCATCGCGCGCGAAATGTCGGCCCGCTGA
- a CDS encoding branched-chain amino acid ABC transporter substrate-binding protein yields MRLLTTTSAVLFWLSLAASAEAETLVGVAAPLSGPSAILGKQIENGAGLAAEANGLAIKTADDACTADGGAAAAKEFVDAKVDIVVGFLCTEAIETALPILKDANIPVITVGVRTESLTDRRAKTGWPVYRLGPRGDDERNAVAAKLTRLWRDELFAIIDDGTIYGREMAETFRAAAEQAALKPVFTDTFRPQLDNQIGLVGRLKKAGATKVFAGGDGDDVAIMGRDAASLGAGITFAGGENLRTPPGDVPYAAGTLMIAPPEWSEVADPRIVQALGAKNIVPDGYTLPSYAAVEIAKAATADAESSGKPLGEALTGHDFTTAIGTIRFDDTGDLSQNPFRVFRFDGTHFVPLEDN; encoded by the coding sequence ATGCGTCTTCTCACGACGACATCAGCCGTGCTGTTCTGGCTGTCGCTGGCAGCGAGCGCCGAGGCCGAGACGCTGGTCGGCGTTGCGGCACCGCTTTCCGGTCCGTCGGCGATCCTGGGCAAGCAGATTGAGAATGGTGCCGGCCTGGCGGCGGAGGCGAACGGCCTTGCGATCAAGACCGCAGACGATGCCTGCACCGCCGATGGCGGCGCCGCGGCGGCAAAGGAATTCGTCGACGCCAAGGTCGATATCGTGGTGGGCTTTCTCTGCACCGAGGCGATCGAGACGGCGCTGCCGATCCTGAAGGACGCCAACATTCCGGTCATCACGGTCGGCGTGCGCACCGAAAGCCTGACCGACCGGCGCGCCAAGACCGGCTGGCCGGTCTACCGGCTCGGCCCGCGCGGCGATGATGAGCGCAATGCGGTAGCCGCCAAGCTCACCCGGCTGTGGCGCGACGAGCTGTTCGCCATAATCGATGACGGCACCATCTATGGCCGCGAGATGGCCGAGACTTTTCGCGCCGCGGCCGAACAGGCAGCCTTGAAGCCGGTATTCACCGACACGTTCAGGCCGCAGCTCGACAACCAGATAGGGTTGGTCGGCCGGCTGAAGAAGGCAGGCGCGACAAAGGTGTTTGCCGGCGGCGACGGCGACGATGTCGCCATCATGGGCCGTGACGCCGCCTCCCTCGGGGCCGGCATCACCTTTGCCGGCGGCGAGAACCTGCGCACGCCGCCTGGCGATGTGCCTTACGCCGCCGGCACGCTGATGATCGCGCCGCCGGAATGGTCGGAAGTCGCCGACCCCAGGATCGTGCAGGCCCTCGGCGCAAAAAACATCGTGCCGGACGGCTACACGCTGCCGTCCTATGCGGCGGTCGAGATCGCCAAGGCCGCGACTGCCGATGCGGAAAGCTCGGGGAAACCGCTCGGCGAAGCGCTGACCGGCCATGATTTCACGACCGCGATCGGCACCATCCGCTTCGACGACACGGGCGACCTCAGCCAGAACCCGTTCCGCGTCTTCCGCTTCGACGGCACGCATTTCGTGCCGCTGGAGGATAACTGA
- a CDS encoding XdhC family protein, whose translation MDPYILKTLNEERRARRAVIVVTDLGDGRDRIVREGDPVAGDLGAAIANAFRTGNSRSVEAEGRTFFLNAHLPRPRLVVIGAVHISQALAPMARIAGYPVEIIDPRTAFATPERFPDVALHAEWPEDVLKRAPLDSYTALAAVTHDPKIDDFALKAALDARCFYVGALGSRKTHAKRVERLLALGAGADQIARIHAPIGLDIGAASPAEIAVAVLAQTIHAFRSRGLEAKGAVA comes from the coding sequence GTGGATCCATACATTCTCAAGACCTTGAACGAGGAACGCCGCGCCCGCCGGGCAGTGATTGTCGTCACCGACCTTGGCGACGGCCGCGACCGCATCGTGCGCGAGGGCGATCCTGTCGCGGGCGATCTCGGGGCGGCAATCGCCAATGCGTTTCGTACCGGCAATTCGCGGTCAGTGGAGGCGGAAGGGCGGACCTTTTTTCTCAACGCGCATCTGCCGCGCCCGCGCCTCGTGGTGATCGGCGCGGTGCATATCAGCCAAGCGCTGGCGCCGATGGCCAGGATCGCCGGCTACCCGGTCGAGATCATCGACCCGCGCACCGCCTTCGCGACCCCGGAGCGCTTTCCCGACGTCGCGCTGCATGCCGAATGGCCGGAGGATGTGCTGAAGCGCGCGCCGCTCGACAGCTACACGGCGCTCGCCGCAGTCACCCATGATCCGAAGATCGACGATTTCGCGCTGAAGGCGGCGCTCGACGCCCGCTGCTTCTATGTAGGCGCGCTGGGCAGCCGCAAGACCCATGCCAAGCGCGTCGAGCGCCTGCTGGCGCTCGGTGCCGGCGCCGACCAGATCGCCCGTATCCACGCGCCGATCGGCCTCGACATCGGGGCGGCAAGTCCGGCCGAGATCGCCGTTGCGGTGCTCGCGCAGACCATCCACGCCTTCCGCTCGCGCGGTCTGGAAGCAAAAGGCGCCGTGGCGTGA
- a CDS encoding MoxR family ATPase, translating into MTAPRPAPKSIDETLDLLTAADYVADRSLATVLFLSLRMKRPLFLEGEAGVGKTEIAKVLADTLGRRLIRLQCYEGLDVSSAVYEWNYAAQMIEIRMEEAAGKVVRSDMERNVFSEKYLIRRPVLDALTGKAGAAPVFLIDELDRTDEAFEAFLLEILSDFQVTVPELGTIKAEEPPIVIITTNRTREIHDALKRRCLYHWVDYPNAERELEIVRRKVPQANRRLSAEVVSFVQKLRQVELFKAPGVAETIDWAGALTELDKVALDPETVSDTIGVLLKYQDDIARIGEGEGRRILNEVKAELSAAE; encoded by the coding sequence ATGACCGCGCCGCGCCCCGCGCCGAAATCGATCGACGAAACGCTCGATCTTTTGACCGCTGCGGACTATGTCGCGGACCGCTCGCTGGCGACCGTGCTGTTTCTTTCACTGCGCATGAAGCGGCCCTTGTTCCTCGAAGGCGAGGCGGGCGTCGGCAAGACCGAGATCGCCAAGGTGCTGGCCGACACCCTCGGCCGCCGGCTGATCCGGTTGCAATGCTATGAGGGGCTCGACGTCTCTTCGGCCGTCTATGAGTGGAATTATGCCGCGCAGATGATCGAGATCCGCATGGAGGAGGCGGCCGGCAAGGTCGTGCGCTCCGACATGGAGCGTAACGTATTCTCCGAAAAATACCTGATCCGCCGCCCGGTGCTCGATGCGCTGACCGGCAAGGCCGGCGCGGCGCCGGTGTTCCTGATCGACGAGCTCGACCGCACCGACGAAGCGTTCGAAGCGTTCCTGCTGGAAATCCTGTCGGATTTCCAGGTTACGGTTCCCGAGCTTGGCACGATCAAGGCGGAAGAGCCGCCGATCGTCATCATCACCACCAACCGCACGCGCGAGATCCACGACGCGCTGAAGCGGCGCTGCCTTTATCACTGGGTCGATTATCCGAACGCCGAGCGCGAGCTGGAGATCGTGCGCCGCAAGGTGCCGCAGGCGAACCGCCGGCTGTCGGCAGAGGTCGTGTCCTTTGTCCAGAAGCTGCGACAGGTCGAGCTGTTCAAGGCGCCAGGCGTCGCCGAAACCATCGACTGGGCCGGCGCGCTCACCGAGCTCGACAAGGTGGCGCTCGACCCGGAGACCGTGTCCGACACGATCGGCGTGCTTTTGAAGTACCAGGATGATATTGCCCGCATCGGTGAGGGCGAGGGCCGGCGCATCCTCAATGAGGTGAAGGCCGAGCTTTCGGCGGCGGAGTAG
- a CDS encoding alpha/beta fold hydrolase — protein MSLRFLFALLVATGFAVQAAHSQTLSLKPFKDDLFAYPAALSTGDNGAYTVLDYHEMRDINQRDEVPEKRVRAQYTDPGVRKVQRDLMLKTDAGDVRHVAVGRTEGASIIVLYLHGQGGSRKQGVDDFTFGGNFNRIKNLMAANNGLYLSPDFPDFGDKGAAQVSALIDHYAQQSPGAKIFVACGSMGGMVCWKLAARKDTGGRINGLLLLGSLWDDSFLTSPAFKRRVPVFFGQGSHDVVFSVEKQEAFFRSILAKKSYPTRFVRFETGTHGTPIRMVDWRGTLNWMLTKAP, from the coding sequence ATGTCATTGCGCTTCCTCTTCGCCCTGCTCGTTGCAACCGGTTTTGCCGTCCAGGCTGCCCATAGCCAGACGCTTTCGCTAAAACCGTTCAAGGACGACCTCTTTGCTTATCCGGCGGCGCTGTCCACCGGCGATAATGGCGCCTATACGGTGCTCGACTATCATGAGATGCGCGACATCAACCAGCGCGACGAGGTGCCGGAAAAGCGGGTGCGCGCGCAATATACCGACCCCGGCGTGCGCAAGGTGCAGCGGGACCTGATGTTGAAGACCGACGCCGGCGATGTCAGGCATGTCGCGGTCGGCAGGACGGAAGGCGCTTCCATCATCGTGCTCTACCTGCATGGGCAGGGCGGCAGCCGCAAGCAAGGTGTCGACGATTTTACTTTCGGCGGCAACTTCAACCGCATCAAGAATCTGATGGCCGCCAATAACGGCCTCTACCTTTCGCCGGATTTCCCCGATTTCGGCGACAAGGGCGCGGCGCAGGTCTCGGCGCTCATCGATCACTACGCCCAACAATCGCCCGGCGCGAAAATCTTCGTCGCCTGCGGCTCCATGGGCGGCATGGTCTGCTGGAAGCTCGCCGCGCGCAAGGATACGGGCGGCCGTATCAACGGGCTGCTGCTGCTCGGATCGCTGTGGGACGACAGCTTTCTCACCAGCCCTGCCTTCAAGCGCCGCGTGCCGGTGTTCTTCGGCCAGGGCAGCCATGACGTGGTCTTCTCGGTGGAAAAGCAGGAAGCCTTCTTCCGATCGATCCTGGCCAAAAAATCCTATCCGACACGCTTCGTGCGCTTCGAGACCGGCACGCACGGCACGCCGATCCGCATGGTGGACTGGCGCGGCACGCTGAACTGGATGCTGACGAAAGCGCCGTGA
- a CDS encoding aldo/keto reductase has translation MHKRRLGRTDLLVSQICLGSMTWGQQNTEAEGHAQMDLAFSRGVNLIDTAELYPIPPKAETQGRTEKTIGSWMKANRNRDKVILASKVVGRTANTWFRGDRPSKLVRADIFDAVEKSLAKLGTDYIDLYQIHWPDRDIPWGSNPTRVGAVARRPDAAGTPGGETPVAETLAVFDELVKAGKIRHLGLSNESSWGVMRFVFEAEKAVGPRVASLQNAYNLVNRTFEVNLAEVCEREEIGFLPYSPLAQGYLTGKYDHGARPQGSRSQLFNRGQRYETPNAAEVLLQYNELARSFGMEPALFANAYVASRPFVTANIVGATTIAQLETALSSVDVTWTEEMQKAVDAIHQRVGNPCP, from the coding sequence ATGCATAAACGCCGCCTCGGTCGGACCGACCTCCTTGTTTCGCAAATCTGCCTCGGTTCGATGACCTGGGGGCAGCAGAACACCGAAGCGGAGGGCCACGCGCAGATGGACCTGGCGTTCTCGCGCGGGGTGAATTTAATCGACACGGCCGAGCTTTACCCGATCCCGCCCAAGGCCGAGACGCAAGGGCGGACCGAGAAGACCATCGGCAGCTGGATGAAAGCCAATCGCAACCGCGACAAGGTCATCCTTGCCTCGAAAGTGGTCGGCCGCACGGCCAACACCTGGTTCCGCGGCGATCGTCCCTCGAAGCTGGTGCGCGCCGACATCTTCGACGCGGTCGAGAAGTCGCTGGCCAAGCTCGGCACGGACTATATCGACCTCTATCAGATCCACTGGCCGGACCGGGACATTCCCTGGGGCTCGAATCCGACGCGCGTGGGAGCGGTGGCGCGGCGCCCGGATGCGGCAGGCACTCCGGGAGGCGAGACGCCTGTTGCCGAAACGCTCGCCGTCTTCGACGAACTGGTGAAGGCCGGAAAGATCCGCCATCTGGGTCTCTCGAACGAAAGCTCCTGGGGTGTCATGCGCTTCGTCTTCGAGGCCGAAAAGGCCGTGGGTCCGCGCGTCGCCTCGCTGCAGAACGCCTACAACCTCGTCAACCGCACCTTCGAGGTGAACCTTGCCGAGGTCTGCGAACGCGAGGAGATCGGGTTTCTTCCCTATTCGCCGCTGGCGCAGGGCTATCTCACCGGCAAGTACGATCATGGCGCGCGGCCGCAGGGCTCGCGCTCGCAGCTTTTTAACCGCGGCCAGCGCTACGAGACGCCGAATGCGGCGGAAGTGCTGCTTCAATACAACGAGCTGGCGCGCTCCTTCGGCATGGAGCCGGCGCTCTTCGCCAACGCCTATGTGGCGAGCCGGCCCTTCGTGACGGCGAACATCGTCGGTGCGACCACCATCGCGCAGCTCGAGACGGCGCTGTCCTCGGTCGACGTCACCTGGACGGAAGAGATGCAGAAGGCGGTCGACGCCATTCACCAGCGCGTCGGCAATCCGTGTCCTTGA